In Arvicola amphibius chromosome 1, mArvAmp1.2, whole genome shotgun sequence, one DNA window encodes the following:
- the LOC119824915 gene encoding cytochrome P450 2C25-like: MDAVVALVLSLCCLLLFSFWRQSSERAKLPPGPTPLPIFGNFFQIDVKNISQCLTNFSKVYGPVFTLYLGMQPTVVLHGYEAVKEALVDHGEEFSGRGSFPIAERINKGLGIIFSNGNRWKEIRRFTLTTLRNLGMGKRNIEDRVQEEAQCLVEELRKTNGSPCDPTFILSCAPCNVICSIVFQNRFDYKDQDFLKLMEKVNENVRILSSPWMQVCNNFPSLIDYCPGSHHTVSKNVDYVRSYLLEKIKEHQQSLNVANPRDFIDYYLIKLKQASHDQQSEFTLENLATTVFDLFGAGTETTSTTLRYALLLLLKHPDVTAKVQEEIHRVVGRNRSPCMQDRSHMPYTDAMIHEVQRFISLIPINLPHAVTCDIKFRNYLIPKGTTVITSLSSVLNDSKEFPNPEIFDPGHFLDKNGNFKKSDYFMPFSTGKRICAGEGLARMELFLFLTTILQNFKLNSLVKTNDIDMTPVVNGFASLPPQYQLRFIPV, encoded by the exons ATGGATGCAGTTGTGGCCCTGGTGCTCAGCCTTTGCTGtttgcttctcttctccttctggaGACAGAGCTCTGAGAGAGCGAAGCTCCCTCCTGGCCCCACTCCTCTCCCAATTTTTGGCAATTTCTTCCAAATAGATGTGAAGAACATCAGCCAATGCTTGACCAAT ttctCAAAAGTCTATGGCCCTGTGTTCACCCTGTACTTGGGCATGCAGCCCACTGTGGTGTTGCATGGGTATGAAGCAGTGAAGGAAGCTCTGGTTGATCATGGGGAGGAGTTTTCTGGCAGAGGAAGCTTCCCAATAgctgaaagaattaataaaggcCTTG GCATTATTTTTAGCAATGGAAACAGATGGAAAGAGATAAGGCGCTTCACTCTCACAACCCTGCGGAATTTGGGCATGGGCAAAAGGAACATTGAGGACCGCGTTCAAGAGGAAGCACAGTGCCTTGTGGAGGAACTGAGGAAAACCAATG GTTCACCCTGTGATCCCACGTTCATCTTGAGCTGTGCTCCCTGCAACGTCATCTGCTCCATTGTTTTCCAGAATCGTTTTGATTATAAAGATCAGGATTTTCTGAAATTGATGGAAAAAGTAAATGAGAATGTCAGAATTCTGAGCTCCCCCTGGATGCAG GTCTGCAATAATTTCCCTTCACTAATAGACTATTGTCCAGGAAGTCATCACACAGTATCAAAAAATGTTGATTATGTCAGAAGTTAccttttggaaaaaataaaagagcatcaGCAATCACTGAATGTTGCAAACCCTCGGGACTTCATTGATTACTACCTGATTAAACTAAAGCAG GCAAGCCACGATCAACAATCAGAATTTACACTTGAAAATCTGGCAACGACTGTGTTTGACCTGTTTGGTGCTGGGACAGAAACAACAAGCACAACACTGAGATACGCTTTACTGCTCCTGCTGAAGCACCCTGATGTCACAG CTAAAGTCCAGGAAGAGATTCACCGTGTGGTTGGCAGAAACCGCAGTCCCTGCATGCAGGACAGGAGCCACATGCCCTATACAGATGCCATGATTCATGAGGTCCAGAGATTCATCAGCCTCATCCCCATCAACCTGCCCCACGCAGTGACCTGTGACATTAAATTCAGGAACTACCTCATCCCCAAG GGAACAACGGTAATAACATCACTCTCCTCAGTGCTGAATGACAGCAAGGAATTCCCCAACCCAGAGATTTTTGACCCTGGCCACTTTCTAGATAAGAATGGAAACTTTAAGAAAAGTGACTACTTCATGCCATTTTCCACAG GAAAACGGATTTGTGCAGGAGAGGGCCTGGCACGAATGGAGCTGTTTCTATTTCTCACCACCATTTTACAGAACTTTAAGCTGAACTCTCTAGTTAAAACTAACGATATTGATATGACCCCAGTGGTCAATGGATTTGCCTCTCTGCCACCCCAATACCAGCTCCGCTTCATTCCTGTCTAA